From the genome of Papaver somniferum cultivar HN1 chromosome 2, ASM357369v1, whole genome shotgun sequence, one region includes:
- the LOC113352220 gene encoding uncharacterized protein LOC113352220 yields MEGVEDDVYLKAINKFRNPDYRRIFKKMKESRRIMWLKRTVPKGVFGRYLVVHWHIKSSRDTSSSSDSSCDSEDSFMELLMVKELHKRYIKIPMMTSVLNGREFILELLNGHPRRMYNLMRMDPSTFMLLCSTLRTNDFLQDDRSVSVEEAVGIFLATVSQSMRNRVVAEMFQHSNETVYRHFKKVLKALCLLGCLIIKPPNMDEIPPEIMTNPKFYPCIVSLAFTVDNSKQDCVGAIDGTHISACVPASKQIPFRGRKAQITQNIMCACSFDMLFTFVYTGWEGTANDARVLMDAISNEENKFPMPREGKYYVVDSAYTNMPRFLTPYRGERYHLRDFRGRSRQANGPMELFNHRHSSLRNVIERCFGVWKSRFPILKCMPNYPLRRQRLIPVACCTLHNFIRLNSRNDELFRQFMAEDLLMADEESSSTGQESTAIDIDVSAANIELMNNVRDDIAGTMWIYHQRRHHHQRL; encoded by the exons ATGGAAGGAGTGGAAGATGATGTATATCTCAAAGCCATTAACAAGTTCAGAAACCCTGACTATAGGAGAATTTTTAAGAAAATGAAAGAATCAAGGAGAATTATGTGGCTTAAGA GGACTGTACCAAAGGGAGTATTTGGAAGATATTTGGTTGTTCATTGGCATATCAAAAGTTCCAG GGATACAAGTTCATCAAGTGACTCATCCTGTGACTCGGAAGATTCGTTTATGGAATTGCTTATGGTTAAGGAGTTGCATAAGCGTTATATTAAGATACCAATGATGACATCAGTGCTTAATGGGCGAGAGTTTATTTTGGAGTTACTGAATGGACATCCAAGACGAATGTACAACTTGATGAGAATGGATCCTTCTACATTTATGCTGTTGTGTTCAACTTTAAGGACCAATGACTTCTTACAAGATGATAGATCAGTAAGTGTTGAAGAGGCGGTTGGAATATTTTTGgctactgttagtcaatcaatgCGCAATAGAGTGGTTGCAGAGATGTTTCAACATTCGAATGAGACCGTATACAGACACTTTAAGAAGGTTTTAAAAGCATTATGTCTCCTTGGATGCCTCATAATTAAACCTCCCAATATGGATGAGATACCTCCAGAGATTATGACAAATCCTAAATTCTATCCATG CATAGTTAGCTTAGCCTTTACAGTTGATAATTCAAAACAGGATTGTGTTGGTGCTATTGATGGAACTCATATTAGTGCTTGTGTACCTGCTTCTAAACAAATTCCATTTCGAGGAAGAAAAGCTCAAATCACGCAGAACATTATGTGTGCTTGCTCGTTCGATATGTTGTTCACATTTGTATATACGGGATGGGAAGGAACTGCCAATGATGCAAGAGTACTCATGGATGCCATATCGAACGAAGAAAACAAATTCCCAATGCCCAGAGAAG GAAAGTATTATGTTGTTGACTCCGCTTACACAAACATGCCTAGGTTTCTGACACCTTATCGTGGAGAACGGTATCACTTGCGTGATTTTAGGGGAAGAAGTCGACAAGCAAATGGTCCTATGGAATTATTCAATCATAGGCACTCCTCTTTACGAAATGTTATTGAACGTTGTTTTGGAGTATGGAAAAGTAGGTTTCCAATATTGAAATGCATGCCAAATTATCCACTTCGCAGACAAAGACTCATTCCCGTTGCATGTTGTACTTTACACAACTTCATTCGCTTAAATTCAAGGAATGACGAACTGTTTCGTCAATTCATGGCAGAAGATCTTCtaatggcagatgaagaaagttCAAGTACTGGTCAAGAAAGCACAGCAATTGACATTGATGTAAGCGCAGCGAATATTGAGCTGATGAATAATGTTAGAGATGACATAGCAGGGACAATGTGGATTTATCATCAACGCCGACATCACCACCAACGCCTTTAG
- the LOC113352221 gene encoding SKP1-like protein 1A, with translation MSAPKGKTITLISSDEQNFNIQENIAFQSRTLTAMIAADNHDNTEILIPLTNVTGTILAKVIEYCDKHAADDGCITDVEKDWDVEFVNVDAATLTHLTKAASFLKIKSLQNLTLQKVSEMIRYRTTGEILNLFPDLFRVEEVPVKR, from the coding sequence atgtcgGCACCAAAGGGAAAGACCATCACCTTGATTAGTTCCGACGAACAAAATTTCAATATTCAGGAAAACATCGCCTTCCAATCTAGAACTCTTACCGCCATGATAGCTGCTGACAACCATGATAACACCGAGATTCTTATCCCTTTGACTAACGTGACAGGAACCATCTTGGCGAAAGTGATCGAGTACTGCGACAAACACGCTGCTGACGATGGGTGCATTACTGATGTAGAGAAGGACTGGGATGTGGAGTTTGTGAATGTAGATGCAGCGACACTGACACACTTAACGAAGGCTGctagttttctgaaaataaaaagtTTGCAGAACTTGACATTGCAGAAAGTGTCGGAGATGATAAGATATAGAACAACAGGGGAGATACTAAATCTATTCCCTGATTTATTCCGTGTCGAGGAAGTAccagtcaaaagataa
- the LOC113352222 gene encoding SKP1-like protein 1: protein MSAPKGKTITLISSDEQNFNIQENIAFQSRTLTAMIAADNHDNTEILIPLTNVTGTILAKVIEYCNKHAADDGCITDVEKDWDVEFVNVDAATLTHLTKAASFLKIKSLQNLTLQKVSEMIRYRTTGEILNLFPDLFRVEEVPVKR, encoded by the coding sequence ATGTCGGCACCAAAGGGAAAGACCATCACCTTGATTAGTTCCGACGAACAGAATTTCAATATTCAGGAGAACATCGCCTTCCAATCTAGAACCCTTACCGCCATGATAGCTGCTGACAACCATGATAACACCGAGATTCTTATCCCTTTGACTAACGTGACAGGAACCATCTTGGCGAAAGTGATCGAGTACTGCAACAAACACGCTGCTGACGATGGGTGCATTACTGATGTAGAGAAGGACTGGGATGTGGAGTTTGTGAATGTAGATGCAGCGACACTGACACACTTAACGAAGGCTGctagttttctgaaaataaaaagtTTGCAGAACTTGACATTGCAGAAAGTGTCGGAGATGATAAGATATAGAACAACAGGGGAGATACTAAATCTATTCCCTGATTTATTCCGTGTCGAGGAAGTACCAGTCAAAAGATAA
- the LOC113352223 gene encoding SKP1-like protein 1: MSAPKGKTITLISSDEQNFNIQENIAFQSRTLTAMIAADNHDNTEILIPLTNVTGTILAKVIEYCDKHAADDECITDVEKDWDVEFVNVDAATLTHLTKAASFLKIKSLQNLTLQKVSEMIRYRTTGEVLNLFPDLFRVEEVPVKR, encoded by the coding sequence atgtcgGCACCAAAGGGAAAGACCATCACCTTGATTAGTTCCGACGAACAGAATTTCAATATTCAGGAAAACATCGCCTTCCAATCTAGAACCCTTACCGCCATGATAGCTGCTGACAACCATGATAACACCGAGATTCTTATCCCTTTGACTAACGTGACAGGAACCATCTTGGCGAAAGTGATCGAGTACTGCGACAAACACGCTGCTGACGATGAGTGCATTACTGATGTAGAGAAGGACTGGGATGTGGAGTTTGTGAATGTAGATGCAGCGACACTGACACACTTAACGAAGGCTGctagttttctgaaaataaaaagtTTGCAGAACTTGACATTGCAGAAAGTGTCGGAGATGATAAGATATAGAACAACAGGGGAGGTACTAAATCTATTCCCTGATTTATTCCGTGTCGAGGAAGTAccagtcaaaagataa
- the LOC113352224 gene encoding SKP1-like protein 1 codes for MSAPKGKTITLISSDEQNFNIQENIAFQSRTLTAMIAADNHDNTEILIPLTNVTGTILAKVIEYCNKHAADDECITDVEKDWDVEFVNVDAATLTHLTKAASFLKIKSLQNLTLQKVSEMIRYRTAGEVLNLFPDLFRVEEVPVKR; via the coding sequence atgtcgGCACCAAAGGGAAAGACCATCACCTTGATTAGTTCCGACGAACAGAATTTCAATATTCAGGAGAACATCGCCTTCCAATCTAGAACCCTTACCGCCATGATAGCTGCTGACAACCATGATAACACCGAGATTCTTATCCCTTTGACTAACGTGACAGGAACCATCTTGGCGAAAGTGATCGAGTACTGCAACAAACACGCTGCTGACGATGAGTGCATTACTGATGTAGAGAAGGACTGGGATGTGGAGTTTGTGAATGTAGATGCAGCGACACTGACACACTTAACGAAGGCAGctagttttctgaaaataaaaagtTTGCAGAACTTGACATTGCAGAAAGTGTCGGAGATGATAAGATATAGAACAGCAGGGGAGGTACTAAATCTATTCCCTGATTTATTCCGTGTCGAGGAAGTAccagtcaaaagataa
- the LOC113352225 gene encoding SKP1-like protein 1A produces MSAPKGKTITLISSDEQNFNIQENIAFQSRTLTAMIAADNHDNTEILIPLTNVTGTILAKVIEYCDKHAADDGCITDVEKDWDVEFVNVDAATLTHLTKAASFLKIKSLQKLTLQKVSEMIRYRTTGEILNLFPDLFRVEEVPVKR; encoded by the coding sequence atgtcgGCACCAAAGGGAAAGACCATCACCTTGATTAGTTCCGACGAACAGAATTTCAATATTCAAGAGAACATCGCCTTCCAATCTAGAACCCTTACCGCCATGATAGCTGCTGACAACCATGATAACACCGAGATTCTTATCCCTTTGACTAACGTGACAGGAACTATCTTGGCGAAAGTGATCGAGTACTGCGACAAACACGCTGCTGACGATGGGTGCATTACTGATGTAGAGAAGGACTGGGATGTGGAGTTTGTGAATGTAGATGCAGCGACACTGACACACTTAACGAAGGCTGctagttttctgaaaataaaaagtTTGCAGAAGTTGACATTGCAGAAAGTGTCGGAGATGATAAGATATAGAACAACAGGGGAGATACTAAATCTATTCCCTGATTTATTCCGTGTCGAGGAAGTAccagtcaaaagataa
- the LOC113352228 gene encoding SKP1-like protein 1A, with protein sequence MSAPKGKTITLISSDEQNFNIQENIAFQSRTLTAMIAADNHDNTEILIPLTNMTGTILAKVIEYCDKHAADDGCITDVEKDWDVEFVNVDAATLTQLTKAASFLKIKSLQKLTLQKVSEMIRYRTTGEILNLFPDLFRVEEVPVKR encoded by the coding sequence atgtcgGCACCAAAGGGAAAGACCATCACCTTGATTAGTTCCGACGAACAGAATTTCAATATTCAGGAGAACATCGCCTTCCAATCTAGAACCCTTACCGCCATGATAGCTGCTGACAACCATGATAACACCGAGATTCTTATCCCTTTGACTAACATGACAGGAACTATCTTGGCGAAAGTGATCGAGTACTGCGACAAACACGCTGCTGACGATGGGTGCATTACTGATGTAGAGAAGGACTGGGATGTGGAGTTTGTGAATGTAGATGCAGCGACACTGACACAGTTAACGAAGGCTGctagttttctgaaaataaaaagtTTGCAGAAGTTGACATTGCAGAAAGTGTCGGAGATGATAAGATATAGAACAACAGGGGAGATACTAAATCTATTCCCTGATTTATTCCGTGTCGAGGAAGTAccagtcaaaagataa
- the LOC113352230 gene encoding SKP1-like protein 1A: MSAPKGKTITLISSDEQNFNIQENIAFQSRTLTAMIAADNHDNTEILIPLTNVTGTILAKVIEYCDKHAADDGCITDVEKDWDVEFVNVDAATLTHLTKAASFLKIKSLQNLTLQKVSEMIRYRTTGEILNLFPDLFRVEEVPVKR, from the coding sequence atgtcgGCACCAAAGGGAAAGACCATCACCTTGATTAGTTCCGACGAACAGAATTTCAATATTCAAGAGAACATCGCCTTCCAATCTAGAACCCTTACCGCCATGATAGCTGCTGACAACCATGATAACACCGAGATTCTTATCCCTTTGACTAACGTGACAGGAACTATCTTGGCGAAAGTGATCGAGTACTGCGACAAACACGCTGCTGACGATGGGTGCATTACTGATGTAGAGAAGGACTGGGATGTGGAGTTTGTGAATGTAGATGCAGCGACACTGACACACTTAACGAAGGCTGctagttttctgaaaataaaaagtTTGCAGAACTTGACATTGCAGAAAGTGTCGGAGATGATAAGATATAGAACAACAGGGGAGATACTAAATCTATTCCCTGATTTATTCCGTGTCGAGGAAGTACCAGTCAAAAGATAA
- the LOC113352231 gene encoding SKP1-like protein 1A: MSAPKGKTITLICSDEQNFNIQENIAFQSRTLTAMIAADNHDNTEILILLTNVTGTILAKVIEYCDKHAADDGCITDVEKDWDVEFVNVDAATLTHLTKAASFLKIKSLQNLTLQKVSEMIRYRTTGEILNLFPDLFRVEEVPVKR, encoded by the coding sequence atgtcGGCACCAAAGGGAAAGACCATCACCTTGATTTGTTCCGACGAACAGAATTTCAATATTCAGGAGAACATCGCCTTCCAATCTAGAACCCTTACCGCCATGATAGCTGCTGACAACCATGATAACACCGAGATTCTTATCCTTTTGACTAACGTGACAGGAACTATCTTGGCGAAAGTGATCGAGTACTGCGACAAACACGCTGCTGACGATGGGTGCATTACTGATGTAGAGAAGGACTGGGATGTGGAGTTTGTGAATGTAGATGCAGCGACACTGACACACTTAACGAAGGCTGctagttttctgaaaataaaaagtTTGCAGAACTTGACATTGCAGAAAGTGTCGGAGATGATAAGATATAGAACAACAGGGGAGATACTAAATCTATTCCCTGATTTATTCCGTGTCGAGGAAGTACCAGTCAAAAGATAA
- the LOC113352232 gene encoding SKP1-like protein 1, translating into MSAPKGKTITLISSDEQNFNIQENIAFQSRTLTAMIAADNHDNTEILIPLTNVTGTILAKVIEYCDKHAADDECITDVEKDWDVEFVNVDAATLTHLTKAASFLKIKSLQNLTLQKVSEMIRYRTTGEVLNLFPDLFRVEEVPVKR; encoded by the coding sequence atgtcgGCACCAAAGGGAAAGACCATCACCTTGATTAGTTCCGACGAACAAAATTTCAATATTCAGGAAAACATCGCCTTCCAATCTAGAACCCTTACCGCCATGATAGCTGCTGACAACCATGATAACACCGAGATTCTTATCCCTTTGACTAACGTGACAGGAACCATCTTGGCGAAAGTGATCGAGTACTGCGACAAACACGCTGCTGACGATGAGTGCATTACTGATGTAGAGAAGGACTGGGATGTGGAGTTTGTGAATGTAGATGCAGCGACACTGACACACTTAACGAAGGCTGctagttttctgaaaataaaaagtTTGCAGAACTTGACATTGCAGAAAGTGTCGGAGATGATAAGATATAGAACAACAGGGGAGGTACTAAATCTATTCCCTGATTTATTCCGTGTCGAGGAAGTAccagtcaaaagataa